A window of the Hypomesus transpacificus isolate Combined female chromosome 8, fHypTra1, whole genome shotgun sequence genome harbors these coding sequences:
- the LOC124470491 gene encoding cytochrome c oxidase subunit 4 isoform 1, mitochondrial isoform X2: MLTSRCLARGLRNGLWRSLSSSSSARAAHTKVTADVLDCTVPQYNNRLDTPLPDVPFVQNLNEQQTQLKEKEKGPWTKLTKEEKLALYRLSHELTYPEMRQGTGEWKSVLGGVFIFLGLSGLLVWWQRVYVFGDVPHTLSEEWVEKQTQRMLDMRVNPVHGFSYHWDYEKKQWK; this comes from the exons ATGCTGACATCCAGATGTTTAGCTCGCGGATTGAGGAACGGCCTCTGGAGGAGCctgtcctccagcagcagcGCGCGGGCCGCGCACACTAAAG TGACGGCAGACGTCCTGGACTGCACCGTGCCTCAGTATAACAAccgtctggacacgcccctccCGGACGTTCCGTTTGTGCAGAACCTGAATGAGCAGCAGACGCagctgaaggagaaggagaagggaccCTGGACCAAGCTCACCAAGGAAGAGAAACTGGCAc TATACCGTTTGAGCCATGAGCTGACCTACCCTGAGATGCGCCAGGGGACTGGGGAGTGGAAGAGTGTGCTAGGGGGGGTCTTCATCTTCCTGGGACTCTCAGGCCTTTTAGTCTGGTGGCAGAGAGTCTATG TGTTCGGTGACGTGCCCCACACCCTGTCTGAGGAGTGGGTGGAGAAGCAGACTCAGAGGATGTTAGACATGAGGGTGAACCCCGTCcacggcttctcctaccactgggACTACGAGAAAAAACAGTGGAAGTAG
- the LOC124470491 gene encoding cytochrome c oxidase subunit 4 isoform 1, mitochondrial isoform X1, which yields MLTSRCLARGLRNGLWRSLSSSSSARAAHTKEVTADVLDCTVPQYNNRLDTPLPDVPFVQNLNEQQTQLKEKEKGPWTKLTKEEKLALYRLSHELTYPEMRQGTGEWKSVLGGVFIFLGLSGLLVWWQRVYVFGDVPHTLSEEWVEKQTQRMLDMRVNPVHGFSYHWDYEKKQWK from the exons ATGCTGACATCCAGATGTTTAGCTCGCGGATTGAGGAACGGCCTCTGGAGGAGCctgtcctccagcagcagcGCGCGGGCCGCGCACACTAAAG AAGTGACGGCAGACGTCCTGGACTGCACCGTGCCTCAGTATAACAAccgtctggacacgcccctccCGGACGTTCCGTTTGTGCAGAACCTGAATGAGCAGCAGACGCagctgaaggagaaggagaagggaccCTGGACCAAGCTCACCAAGGAAGAGAAACTGGCAc TATACCGTTTGAGCCATGAGCTGACCTACCCTGAGATGCGCCAGGGGACTGGGGAGTGGAAGAGTGTGCTAGGGGGGGTCTTCATCTTCCTGGGACTCTCAGGCCTTTTAGTCTGGTGGCAGAGAGTCTATG TGTTCGGTGACGTGCCCCACACCCTGTCTGAGGAGTGGGTGGAGAAGCAGACTCAGAGGATGTTAGACATGAGGGTGAACCCCGTCcacggcttctcctaccactgggACTACGAGAAAAAACAGTGGAAGTAG
- the LOC124470487 gene encoding apoptosis regulator Bcl-2-like has translation MANENSYDSRSIVEIYIHHKLLKKGYVWDRQSEDISPPVNDFEDAPAAFSRRPRPVLTDEEDNAPPFPNRIPEPDPGDRLHRVLREAGDEIERMYQRDFAEMSGQLHFTPSTAEPRFVAVSEELFRDGVNWGRIVAFFEFGGTMCVESVNREMTSQVDNIARWMTEYLNGPLQAWIQENGGWDAFVELYGQQRDSGFQSWPYLRTVFGLAALGAAGVTLGALFTQK, from the exons ATGGCAAACGAGAACTCATACGACAGCCGCAGTATTGTAGAGATCTATATTCACCACAAGCTGCTTAAGAAGGGATATGTGTGGGATCGCCAGTCAGAGGACATCTCTCCTCCCGTTAACGACTTTGAAGACGCCCCTGCTGCGTTCTCGCGGCGGCCGCGGCCAGTCCTCACCGATGAAGAAGACAATGCCCCACCGTTTCCAAACCGTATCCCGGAACCGGACCCTGGCGACAGGCTGCACCGGGTGTTGCGCGAAGCGGGGGACGAGATCGAGAGGATGTACCAGCGGGACTTTGCGGAGATGTCCGGGCAACTACACTTTACACCGAGCACTGCTGAGCCAAGATTCGTCGCTGTGAGCGAGGAACTGTTCCGAGACGGGGTCAACTGGGGGCGGATTGTGGCCTTTTTTGAGTTCGGCGGGACTATGTGCGTAGAGAGCGTCAACCGGGAGATGACGTCGCAGGTGGACAACATCGCGCGCTGGATGACGGAGTATTTGAACGGACCCCTGCAGGCGTGGATCCAAGAGAACGGGGGTTGG gaTGCGTTTGTGGAGCTCTATGGTCAGCAGAGGGACTCTGGGTTCCAGTCCTGGCCCTACCTGAGGACTGTGTTTGGGCTGGCAGCACTGGGGGCCGCGGGGGTCACCCTTGGAGCCCTGTTCACACAGAAGTGA